In one window of Oncorhynchus kisutch isolate 150728-3 linkage group LG16, Okis_V2, whole genome shotgun sequence DNA:
- the LOC109906413 gene encoding prefoldin subunit 2-like isoform X1 translates to MAANSSSTVSKPSNIIGGKQSGPSAEQVGLYNEAFCNFVQSNVVAAFQRMRSEQRSMASKAAELEMEINEHSLVIETLKDVDPTRKCFRLVGGVLVERTVKEVLPALGSNKEQISKIVESLNIQMQTKGRELTEYREKYNIRLVGEGEEGQGKSAATSNGSGSKGGAGVLVS, encoded by the exons ATGGCAGCGAACAGTAGCAGCACGGTTAGCAAACCCAGCAACATTATCGGGGGGAAACAATCAGGGCCGTCGGCCGAGCAG GTAGGCCTATATAACGAGGCTTTTTGCAACTTTGTTCAATCTAAT GTTGTGGCTGCATTTCAGAGGATGCGCTCAGAACAGCGCAGCATGGCCTCAAAGGCTGCAGAGCTGGAGATGGAGATCAACGAGCACAG cCTAGTCATCGAGACCCTAAAAGACGtggatccaaccaggaagtgcttcCGACTGGTGGGCGGGGTGCTCGTGGAAAGGACAGTTAAGGAAGTCTTACCAGCTCTGGGAAGCAATAAAGAACAG ATATCAAAGATTGTAGAGTCCCTCAACATACAGATGCAGACAAAAGGCCGGGAGCTCACAGAGTATCGGGAAAAATACAATATCCGATtggtgggagaaggagaggaaggacaggGCAAATCGGCAGCTACCTCCAATGGGAGCGGGTCTAAAGGCGGTGCCGGCGTTCTAGTTTCGTAG
- the LOC109906413 gene encoding prefoldin subunit 2-like isoform X2 produces the protein MAANSSSTVSKPSNIIGGKQSGPSAEQVVAAFQRMRSEQRSMASKAAELEMEINEHSLVIETLKDVDPTRKCFRLVGGVLVERTVKEVLPALGSNKEQISKIVESLNIQMQTKGRELTEYREKYNIRLVGEGEEGQGKSAATSNGSGSKGGAGVLVS, from the exons ATGGCAGCGAACAGTAGCAGCACGGTTAGCAAACCCAGCAACATTATCGGGGGGAAACAATCAGGGCCGTCGGCCGAGCAG GTTGTGGCTGCATTTCAGAGGATGCGCTCAGAACAGCGCAGCATGGCCTCAAAGGCTGCAGAGCTGGAGATGGAGATCAACGAGCACAG cCTAGTCATCGAGACCCTAAAAGACGtggatccaaccaggaagtgcttcCGACTGGTGGGCGGGGTGCTCGTGGAAAGGACAGTTAAGGAAGTCTTACCAGCTCTGGGAAGCAATAAAGAACAG ATATCAAAGATTGTAGAGTCCCTCAACATACAGATGCAGACAAAAGGCCGGGAGCTCACAGAGTATCGGGAAAAATACAATATCCGATtggtgggagaaggagaggaaggacaggGCAAATCGGCAGCTACCTCCAATGGGAGCGGGTCTAAAGGCGGTGCCGGCGTTCTAGTTTCGTAG
- the nit1 gene encoding deaminated glutathione amidase, giving the protein MSVLRCSLRRTRVKHLLDCHSSWGSSCIGVHQRMSSSSPHPVAAVCQVTATPDKEANFTACKQLVQAAKEGGASMVFLPEGFDYIGSSREETLNLSERLTGDIISRYTLLARKLSVWLSLGGFHERGHDWETDRRIYNSHIIINEKGDIVSVYRKSHLFDVELPGRGVSLKESAFTIPGSSLIPPVQTPIGKVGLGICYDLRFPELSLALLRQGAEILTYPSAFTVATGAAHWEVLLRARAIENQCFVLAAAQVGSHHEKRSSYGHALAVDPWGVVMGDCGGENTGMVLLEIDLEKLRDTQRNMPVQQHRRDTSFYYSLGGKD; this is encoded by the exons ATGTCCGTGCTCAGGTGCAGTTTGAGAAGAACTCGGGTGAAACATTTACTGGACTGTCATTCTTCTTGGGGCTCGAGCTGCATTGGGGTGCATCAAAG GATGTCATCATCATCGCCTCATCCAGTGGCAGCGGTGTGCCAGGTGACCGCAACCCCTGACAAGGAGGCCAACTTCACTGCCTGCAAGCAATTGGTGCAGGCGGCAAAAGAGGGTGGAGCCAGCATGGTGTTCCTACCTGAGGGGTTTGACTACATCGGCTCTAGTCGAGAGGAGACCCTGAATCTGTCTGAGAGGCTAACTGGAGACATTATTTCACGCTACACACTGCTTGCCAG GAAGCTGAGCGTGTGGCTCTCTCTTGGAGGGTTTCATGAGAGAGGGCATGACTGGGAGACGGACAGGCGAATCTACAACAGTCACATCATCATAAATGAAAAgg GTGATATAGTGTCCGTATACAGGAAGTCTCACTTGTTTGATGTGGAGCTGCCAGGAAGAGGCGTGTCCTTAAAAGAGAGTGCCTTCACCATACCTGGATCCAGCCTCATTCCTCCAGTTCAAACTCCCATTGGCAAG GTGGGACTGGGTATCTGTTATGACCTGAGGTTCCCTGAGCTGTCATTGGCCCTGCTGCGACAGGGGGCGGAGATTCTGACCTACCCGTCAGCGTTCACTGTGGCCACAGGAGCTGCCCATTGGGAG GTGTTGCTTCGCGCCAGGGCCATTGAGAACCAGTGCTTTGTCCTTGCTGCAGCCCAAGTGGGCAGTCACCATGAGAAGCGTTCGTCGTACGGCCACGCCCTGGCTGTGGACCCCTGGGGGGTGGTGATGGGGGACTGTGGAGGAGAGAACACAGGCATGGTTCTGCTGGAGATTGACTTGGAGAAGCTCagggacacacagagaaacaTGCCTGTGCAGCAACATCGCAGAGACACTAGCTTCTACTACAGTTTGGGTGGAAAGGACTGA